A window of the Helianthus annuus cultivar XRQ/B chromosome 4, HanXRQr2.0-SUNRISE, whole genome shotgun sequence genome harbors these coding sequences:
- the LOC110937724 gene encoding pentatricopeptide repeat-containing protein At1g01970 encodes MLSFSNPNCAPICKTQSLHRSRSFNPSPFPKPTNSNNLKPQIFRLICAVGELGQMQEVEDARPKFKWVEINLDEMNEAQRNHISRLPKKLTNRCRALMKQLICFTPEKVSMSVLLSAWVRSMKPARADWLVVLKELDNMNHPLRFEVAEFALLEESFEPNIRDYSKIIHGYAKQSRLQDAENALQAMKHRGFECDQVTLTALIHMYSKAGNFNLAKDTFEEMKLLGLPLDNRAYGSMVMAYIRAGMLKEGETLLREMESQQVYAKSEVYKAMLRAYSMSGDSLGAQRTFDAIQIAGIIPDVKICAVLINAYVTAGQSQEACVVFENMRKAGILPNDKCVGLMLDVYQKDNKLKEVMDFLMGLERDGIMIGKEASEKLARWFKELGVVEEVERVLRDYSSMELLQIGDSF; translated from the exons ATGTTATCCTTTTCAAATCCCAACTGTGCCCCAATCTGCAAAACTCAATCACTCCATCGTTCCCGCTCATTTAACCCATCTCCATTCCCTAAACCCACCAATTCAAATAATCTAAAACCTCAAATTTTCCGGTTAATATGCGCCGTTGGCGAGTTAGGTCAAATGCAAGAAGTTGAAGATGCAAGACCCAAGTTTAAGTGGGTTGAAATCAACCTTGATGAAATGAATGAGGCTCAAAGGAATCATATATCTCGATTGCCGAAAAAGTTGACCAATCGGTGCAGGGCTTTGATGAAACAATTGATTTGTTTTACGCCAGAGAAGGTTAGCATGTCTGTGTTGTTATCTGCGTGGGTGAGGAGTATGAAACCTGCTCGAGCTGATTGGCTTGTTGTTCTTAAAGAATTAGACAACATGAATCATCCATTGCGTTTTGAG GTGGCTGAATTTGCACTTCTTGAAGAATCCTTTGAACCGAATATTCGTGACTATAGTAAGATAATTCACGGTTATGCCAAACAAAGTCGATTACAAGATGCTGAAAACGCACTACAAGCTATGAAGCACAGAGGCTTTGAATGTGATCAAGTGACTTTAACAGCTTTGATTCACATGTACAGTAAAGCTGGTAACTTTAATCTTGCAAAAGATACGTTTGAAGAGATGAAACTTCTCGGGCTTCCTTTAGATAACAGAGCTTACGGGTCAATGGTTATGGCATACATAAGAGCTGGAATGTTAAAAGAAGGGGAAACGCTACTTAGAGAAATGGAATCTCAACAAGTTTATGCGAAAAGCGAAGTTTATAAAGCAATGTTACGAGCGTATTCCATGAGTGGTGATAGTTTAGGAGCTCAGAGAACATTTGACGCAATTCAGATCGCGGGTATTATTCCTGATGTTAAAATATGCGCTGTCCTCATCAATGCATATGTAACCGCAGGTCAAAGTCAAGAAGCGTGTGTTGTGTTTGAGAACATGAGGAAAGCTGGGATTCTTCCTAATGACAAATGTGTAGGTTTGATGTTAGATGTTTATCAAAAGGATAATAAGCTTAAAGAAGTGATGGATTTTTTGATGGGTTTGGAGCGAGATGGGATAATGATCGGGAAAGAAGCTTCGGAGAAATTGGCTCGTTGGTTTAAAGAGTTGGGAGTTGTAGAAGAAGTTGAGCGTGTTTTGAGAGATTATAGTTCAATGGAATTGTTACAAATTGGCGACTCATTTTGA